In the Oreochromis aureus strain Israel breed Guangdong linkage group 14, ZZ_aureus, whole genome shotgun sequence genome, one interval contains:
- the LOC120443619 gene encoding lysophosphatidic acid receptor 6-like, translating into MNTSNSTADDQVYAGVFGCIMVIGLPLNAVSLWILLRRHSLKSPNAVFMINLALSDLLVIISLPMRIYFHATGTQTFGIMTCLINTMFFRNNIRSSTSFITFISVDRLLAVVYPLRSRHLRTSSNAWKGAALIWGVFLVVNIPEGIGFLKHLQNHTEHICFQSHEYKSVTRSAIIYLQIVLLVTMLAVNIVCTIMVSWTLHNHLSDSAKVRNKVNVMLIFAINLVIFCTCFLPVPLHVATKSNTSITPLVCLTVLSCCLDPLMYYFSFDSFWKKKEDVGREL; encoded by the coding sequence ATGAACACATCAAACAGCACCGCAGATGACCAGGTTTATGCTGGGGTCTTTGGCTGCATTATGGTGATAGGTCTGCCTCTCAACGCAGTCTCACTGTGGATTCTTCTTCGCCGCCACAGCCTCAAATCACCCAACGCTGTCTTCATGATCAACCTGGCACTCTCAGACCTGCTAGTCATCATCTCTTTGCCCATGAGGATCTACTTTCATGCAACAGGCACCCAGACTTTTGGAATTATGACCTGTCTTATTAACACAATGTTCTTTCGCAACAATATCCGCTCCAGCACCTCCTTCATCACCTTCATAAGCGTGGACCGACTGCTGGCTGTGGTTTATCCTCTGAGGTCTCGCCATCTTCGGACCTCGTCCAATGCCTGGAAAGGAGCAGCACTCATCTGGGGAGTTTTCCTGGTGGTAAATATCCCAGAGGGCATAGGATTTTTAAAACACTTACAGAACCACACagaacacatttgttttcaatCTCATGAATATAAAAGTGTAACACGATCAGCAATTATTTACCTTCAGATTGTGTTACTGGTCACAATGCTAGCAGTCAACATTGTGTGCACCATTATGGTTTCCTGGACTCTACACAACCATCTCAGTGACTCTGCAAAGGTCAGAAACAAGGTCAACGTAATGCTGATTTTTGCCATCAACTTGGTTATATTCTGCACATGTTTTCTGCCTGTGCCACTACACGTAGCTACAAAAAGCAATACCAGTATAACTCCACTGGTATGTCTGACTGTTTTGAGCTGCTGTCTGGATCCTCTGatgtattatttttcttttgactcCTTCTGGAAGAAAAAAGAGGACGTGGGAAGAGAACTATAG